The Chitinophaga niabensis genome segment ATAGGTACCCATTTCTACCGGTATACCATTCAGGCAACCATCCCATCGTTTCCGCCAGTCCCGGCACTCGAACATCAATTGCCCCAAACGGTTGTACACCAGGAACTTTAGTTCCTGTGCCTTGTATGCATTCAGGGGATAGAAATAGTCATTCTGCCCATCGTGGTTAGGAGAAAAAGCAGAAGGTACATCAATGTAACAACTGCGTGCTGCTTTAATATACCGGTCCATTGTATCCCTGCAATTCACATTATTGCGAACGATCAGGCGGATGCGGTAATCCTGTTCTTTTGATTGCGGGAAGTAACGCATGGAGAGCGGCCGTTCTCCCATACTGGTTGTACCATTGCCATAATCCCATTCCCAGGTTACTATATTACCGGTACTTTCATTCTCAGGTTTTACTATTTCCATGGGGCAATATGGGCCGGGACTTACAGAGAAGATGGCTTCCAGCTCACTGGTGATCAGGATGGAGGTTGCCACTTTTGCACGGCATACCCCATTGGATACTTCCAGCTGTACCGGCATGTTGCCAAAACTATTAAACACTTTCACAGGCCGTTGTTCAAGACGGACCTCCCCATCTGGCATGGTCCATCTCCAGCTGTTAACATGATTGCTTCCATCATGTACGAAACCCGCAGTGGTTTGTTTACAATTGAACTGCAGGGAAAAAGTAAAATTAGCATTAACGGTATCGGCTGTATTAAAATTGGCTGCCTGCCCCACTGCTGCCATTTGCCAGCATGCTCCCTGTAATGTATTACCATCCGTGCCGCTGGCCGTTTGTACCTGGAAGTTTCCCATTGTGAAAATGGGCGCTGAAAATTTCAGGACCACGGTATCTGTAAATCCATTGGCATTACAAATTCCTGTAGCGCTGGTAATTGTAACAGGCCCTGGGCCCGTAATGATAAAATCACTGCCATCTGCTGCAATAGAACTACATCTTACCGGTATGCTCAAACCTAACTTCACAGATTCAGGTGCGCAACCCGGCAACGCTATACTTCTCAGTAATACCGGAGGTTGTGGTGCCATGCTGAACAACGCTTTTTTTCCCGCCAGCGTTTCCACATGGCAATTACTGGTGATGGTATTACCATCTGTACCTGTTACCAGTGTTACTGTATAATCACCTGCCACCAATATGCGTTGGTCCAGCTTTAATATTACTGAGCGGGTAAGACCATTTGCATTGCAGGTAGTACCGGCAGACTTGATATGCACAAGGGAAGGGCCACTCAATACAAAATCACTGCCATCAGCTGCTATAGCACTGCACCTGATATCATCCGGGAACTCCAGTTCCAGCTGGTCCGGCGCACAGGGTAATATTTTCATCTTTGCCATGCCTACCGGTAATATGGCGGCTACCGTAAAGCGGGTTGTTTCACCTGCCGGTAATTGTTTGCTGCATGCATTCAATAAGGTATTAGCATCTTTCCCTTCCTGCGCCATGATGGTATAAACACCTGGCGTTAATGGTTTATCCAGGTAAAGGATTACAGAGTCCAGATCAAATCCATTTGTACAGGTCACTCCTTTTGCAGACTTAATGATGGGGCCTCCGGGGCCAAACGTAAAATCTCCTCCATCAGCATCCAGGGTGCTGCACAATACTTTCCGGGATAACTTTATGCCAACTGAAAAATTCGCACAGTCATAGGTGGAAGAAACCAATGCAGGCAATACAGGATCTGTAATATCCGCAGTACCTCCGCCAAAGCTCAGTTTATATCCGCTCTGTGAATTCGAAAAATGACTGATCAGCAAAAGATATTCATGCCCTTTTTTTAAGGTGGCCATGGAACTGAACAACTCCTGGCCAAGACCTCCGCATACATCCAATGATCTTCCTGCAGAAGATGCTCCGGTAAGCCCTTTTTCTCCAGACCAGTTCATGGTAAGATATAGATTCGTGTTGTTGTATACTTCGTTGGGATCACGGCCTGTAATATCCCAGATCTGCCAATCATAATCTTCATTCAGATCATTGGGTGTGATGGTAAAGCCAAGTGTACCTTCTGTATAACAAGTGAACTTATACCAGAAAGGATTCTTATCCTGGTGAAGAAAGTCTCCCGCATTATTACAGGTAGGGCCAGGTACACCTCTGTACCCACAAATAGGTACGGATTGTTGTATAAACGTTTGTGATCCACATACAGGAAATGCAGTAGCAGGCGTCTGACCAATTGTCGAACAAGCAGTTTGAGAATAAGCCCGGTAGGTGAAAGCCAGGAGTATCAGCAGGTAAAGGGAACTGTATTTCAACATGTTAATTGCGTGCAGTCTAAAAGACTATGTTGTAAATGTAGACAATAAAAAACTTTTTTTTGAAGAATTGAATATTACCATTTATATTTGTCTACAAGTTTGGTAGACTATTAAAAATCCAACCATGAAAGTACAAACCGAAACGTTCGAAACCAGCCACCATCAATTATTTAGTGATCTCTTCACTTTTTCTGTTGTCATGCGCTCCGGTGCATGCTGTTGTTGTAAATGCTAACACCAACATTCTCACCGTTTTAGATTTTATCTTCCGCTGCACCAACCATTTCCCGGTATAAAAACGGGAGCGGAGTCCTCATGGACCAATAATAACCAATCATTACTTCCCAAAAATTTTGTCATGAACAAAACAGAACAACCCGTGTTTCGTTTCGAAGGAACGATCACTAACCCGCAACTGCAATATTTCCGTAAACACGGTATTATTCAATTCAAAAATTTTGTAGACAGGAATACTGTACAACGTTTTATTCATGAAACAGAGAATGTACAGGACCAATTACTGCGATACGACATCAAAAAAGTAAATGGTATTCCTCTCAAATTTGGCCAGGACGAAACCGGAGCGCCTTTCATCCAGCGTATTGCTTTTGCTTCGCAATACAGCGATACCCTTAGTAATTTCCTCAAAGACAAACGCCTGCAGGCACTCACTCAATTGCTGGCTCCTTATGATGGCCGCATTGGTGAAAATGAAAAAGACGGACTGGTAGTGAATCATTACGTGAACACGGTAGAGAGCCAGTTTAAGCAACTGGGCTGGCATACAGACAGTCCGCGTGATCTCTTCCTGGGTTCACGCATTATGCCCATGCTGAATGTAGGGCTGCATTTAGATGACTGCCCCCTGGAAAATGGTGGCCTGAGAGTATTGCCTGGTACGCATCACCAGGGATTGTTCCGTTTGCTGTTCAGGAAAAAGTATTTTATTGATAACGATCCTGATAAAAAAGAAGTGGGGTTTGATATTGAAGCAGGAGACCTTACTATCCATGATGGCAGGTTATGGCACAGGGTGCAGCAATCACCGTTCTATGGGGAAAAAAGCCGGCGGCGTGTAATGTACATTCCTATCATCACAGGAGCTTATCAACCTAAACATGCGGACAGTCCAACACCATTCTATCATAAGCTGGCACAGCTGGGCTCTTTGAAGAACAGCGGTATTGCTGCTTTCCGTTCAAAGGAGAAAAATATTCCGGAATTAAATTCACTATAATATGCCTTACGCTTTAGTAACCGGCGCCGCCAAAGGAATTGGCAAAGCCATTGCAGCAGAACTGGCTGCAAAGAATTACGGGCTGCTGCTGGTAGACCTTGATGCTCATGGTGTGAATACCACTGCGGCAGAACTGATCGTTACCTACAAAGTACCGGTGCAGGTATTACATCTTGATCTGTCCAAACCAGATGCGGCAGAACAGGTAAAAGTATGGACGGCGGACCATCACAGGGAATTGAGCGTGGTGGTGAACAATGCAGGATATGGTTTGAACGGGCGGTTTGAAGAACTGTCTGTCAGAGACCAGCTCAATATCATTGATGTGAACATCAGGGCACAGGTAGCCATTTCGCATACCTTCATTCCTATCCTTCGCAGTTTTCCCAGGTCATACCTGTTAAATGTGGGTAGTACCACTGCTTTTCAAACGGTGCCCTTTCTGAACATCTATGCAGCGTCCAAGGCATTTGTATTGTCCTTTACCCGGGGTCTCCGTTTTGAATTGCGGCAATCCCCAGTATCTGTCAGTTGCCTGATACCGGGCAGTACGGATACTGATTTTGTGAACAGGGCCGGGATGGGGCTGAAAACCCTCCGTATTGCAGAGCGATTCAATATGACGCCGGAAAAAGTAGCTAAGATAGCAGTGAAGGGATTATTTGCGGGAAAAGCGGAGATCATTCCCGGATTTACCAACAGGCTGAATGGCCTCCTGCCTAAATTTTTCCCGAAGATATTCGTGGAAAAGATAGCGGCGGGGATCTATGAACCGGCACAGTTATCTTCAGACCTGCAGGCAGTTCCGGCGGCTACATAAATTTGTATGTAAGGGTTTTTCATTTTAAATTATTTTGTTATATTTATACTGACATTAGATGAGACGTTGCCATCTGCCCAAACAGTATGAATCACCAGCAAAATTAATTGGAATGCCAGACGAACATAATAAGCCGCGGGACATTATTGATAAGCTCAAGTTACACCCACCACCGGAGGCTGCAGACTATGATCATGGAGAAGGAGGAGATTGCCCGGCCTGCGGGGCTAAGGATGCCAGGCAAAGGGGCTTAACACATTGTGCTTATTGCGGGTATGAGTTTATTAAACCAGAAAAGAGAAAATAATATCAAAGGGCTGTTTCAATTTAACATGAAACAGCCCTTAATATTTTGATTTACAATGGAATAGGAGGATCCTTTTACCTGAAATCCGCCATGGTAGCTTAAACCTTGCTTTATCCTTGCTTCATCCCTGCGCTGTAGCAAGGGTTTAAGCTACGTTAAAGCAAGGATAAAGCAAGGATAAGGTTATTTACCCGCTATTTTTTACGCTCTTGCGCTCAAATACTGATACGTTTTATACCTCAGCCGGGCAATATCTTCTTCCAGTACCGGCTGGTTCGCGTCCTTCCCCATATCATCCCAGATGCGGATACGGATATAGGCATCAAATAAAGGATCACTCTTAAAGGCAGCAGCTTCTTCGGCAGACATGGGGCCTCCCTGGAAACCGAGTGTTTGTTTGCTGGCCTCAGACAAGGTATCATAATAAGCAGGATCGGCATAGGTGAGGTAACGTTTTGCAGCTACGTGGCTGGCTACCAGTTTCGCCATCTTTTCCGGGAAACCCCTTTCCATCAGGTAGCGGCCTCCAAGATCATCGTGCTTCATGGTACCGTATACATGCATCTGCTCTTCGGTTTCAAAGAAATGACCGATATCGTGCAGGAAAGCAGCCAGCACCATTTCATCATCATAACCTTCCTGTTCTGCAATGAGTGCAGCCTGCATCATGTGCATCATCATGGTAACGCTTTCGCCATATTCATGATGGCCGTGCTGCTGGTATAGTTCAAAGATCTCGTCTACGGTTTGTTGGGCTGAATTGGACATATAGTTTGGATTTAGGCGCATCTGCAAATTATGAAATTATTCAGGCAGGATGACGTTATCATATCTTTACTTCATAGATGTTGCAACAGGTAAATGAACGGAACATAGGTATCCTTCCCCCTTTTTTTGGGCATTTATTTTTTTATCCCCACAACATAATATACGCTCCGGCCGGGTCCTGTATCAGTACAAATTCCCCCACGTTACCGCAGCTTCTTTTTTCGCTCATGATCTTACCACCGAGCTTTTCGCATTTGGCAAGACTAAGATCGAGATCCGCCACCTGTATATATACCAGCCATGTGGGAGGCAGGTGTTTATTGCTGCCTTTGTTGTGGCAAACACCAGCAATAACATCACCTGTTTCAGGATTCTTCATAAAATAATCTTCATAATCTCCCATCTGTTGTGTGCCAATTTCCCAGCCTATTACTTCGTGATAGAAATTACTTACCTCTGTAGCATTAGGTACAGTGAGGTCGAGACCAATGAGCATTCCGGGTTGCTTATTCATAAACGGTTTTGTTAATATTGCAAATTAATCATTAACAACGGAACTTGAGTATGGGAAAACGGTCAACTAATTGGTCATTTGTGACAAAAAAATAAGCTATATTGAACCTCACACTGCAGCAACTATATGAAAAAGTTAACCGTATTACTTAGTAAAAAGTACAGACATCTCAGCGTGGCTGCCATACTGGATGTATTTCAAACAGTGAATGCACATTATAAGGCAGCAAACGGAGAACCATTTTTTGACATCACCTTAGTATGCCTTGATGATGATCTTCCATCTACGCCGGTATATGATCTTTATGAACCGGTGTTGCTGAAAGACGCGCCTATCTCAGACCTTGTACTCATCCCTGCGTTCCAGAGCGAAAATGTGAACCTCATGGGAAATGCCGCTTTTATTCCTTACTTACAGGAACAACAGCGGCTGGGGGCTGAAATTGCGAGTTTCTGCACAGGGGCTTTCCTGCTGGCAGCATCAGGCCTGTTGGATAATAAAAAGGCAACTTCGCATGTGATGGCTATCCAGGACCTGGCGATCAAATTCCCCCTGGTAAAGGTGCAACCGGAAGCGGTGGTAACAGATGATGGCGGAATCTACACCAGTGGTGGCGCTACTTCTACTTTCCATTTGCTCCTGCACCTGATTGAAAAATACTGCAGCCGGGAAATGGCTATCATAATAGCGAAAGTATTTGCTATTGACATGGACCGTTACCAGCAATCCTATTTTGCTAACTGGGCGCCTTCCCGCCGCCACCAGGATGAACTGGTTACGGAAGCGCAGACCAGGATGGAAAACCGTTTTAAAGACAGGCTGACTGTGGAAGAAGTGATCCATGATCTGCCGGTGAGCAGAAGGAATTTTATCCGGCGTTTTAAAATGGCCACCGGTATTACGCCGATCGAATATTTACAACGCATAAGAGTAGAGGCAGCCAAGAAATTACTCGAACAGCGGTCCCAGAATATTACGGGCGTGATGATGCATACCGGCTATGAAGATGCCAAGGCTTTCCGGCAGGTGTTCAGGAAGATTGTAGGCCTATCGCCAAAGGAGTACAGGGAGAAATATGCAGGATAAAAATTATAAAGCGGGCCACCTGGATACCAGGTGGCCCGCTACTTTTTATTTAGGCCATTTCTTTGTTACCGGCACTGAATAGAAAGTATCCAATGCTGCCGGTTCCGGTTTGAAATAGGTTACATATGTAAACTCAGATTCAGGTTTCACACCAGCAAGCGAATCTGCATTCAGCTTATTGGGTTCCCACCATACTTCTTTGGTTGCACCAGCCAGGTCAACATACGTCATCTTCACCCCGATGTAATTCTCCGTTGTTCCGATCCAATCCCAGCGCATCAAACCATTACTGCGTTTCACAATATCTTTTGTGATGCGGGGCAGGCAGGACAGCTGGAAGATATCTCCGTAAACATTTGCGATCTTCTCTACTCTTACAGAACGATGCCCTGCATTATCGTATGTGTAAATAGAAAAGGTTTTCACACCTTCCGTCATATTGTTGAGTGTTACCCTTACGGTATCTACACCCTGTGTTCTTGTTACCGGTATTTCCACAGAATCAGCCACACCGTTCCAGAAGATGCGGCATTTGGTGATCTTGGGATCAGAGGTCAATAACCAGCTGAAACCGATCCTTCCTTTACCACCATAATTCTTCACAGAATCAACACGGCCGATATACAATATCTCTCCTCCTTTCAGGAAATCACGATAGGTATCATCCTGTTTTGCACAGGCCAGGAAACAGCATGCAGTGATGAATGCCAGTATTCCGTATTTAATATTCTTCTTCATGTTCATTCATTTTAAAGATTATCTGCTATTCCCCCAAATGGTTACTTCCATCAGGTGAAAAAATCCGCCGGGAGATCCTTCCGCTGCGCCCCATGCTTCGCGCACCCTCCAACGTAAGTAGCGGTAAGATCCTGCATTGAGGGGCACAATGAACTCCTCTCCTGCTTCTGCATACTCTTTATCTTCCTGTGTGGAAATGTATGGTTCTCCGGAAGGTTTAATGGATTCAAATGAACCGATCATCGTCCAGTTGGTCATACTGCCATCTGTTGCCGGTGCATCAGATCCCCACAATTCCCAGCGTTTGGGATTACCGTGGCCATAGAGATAAGTACCTGTACGCTGCCATACTTTAAAGCGGCTCATTTTTGCTTTCACGCCAAGGTCCATGGTAAAGTTGAGTGGAAGTCCCACATTTTGCAGGGTGTGAAACCCTTTGGTCAGGTTATCGTCCCAGAACATCTGGATGGTCCAGCTGCTGCTGTAGTTCTTGGGCTCACTGGGGAAACGCGCATCCCTGAACTTTGTTTTATCCAGCAGTTCTTCATGGATAGGTACGAGTTTAGTGATAAGGGTATCAGAGAAATTATTCCATTTGTCCTTGATAAAGATCCCGAATGTTCTTTCTTCTGCTTTATATCCACGTACAGCAAAGCTGGCGGATTTCCGCTTTGTGTAGAAGTTATCTGAAGAAACCCAATCCCCTGTAGAGTCCCTTGTAATTACACCGATCACGATATTGGTTTCATCATTATTCAGGAATTTGATATTACATCCGCCAAAATCCGGCGCTACTTCCAGGGAATTAAACACCTCTTCCACCGGAGGTGTTAAAGGGTTCACTTTAATGGAAACCGGTTCGGAGGATACTTCGCTTTTATTCACTGCATATAACTTCACCTCGTATTCTTCCGAAGCGGAGAAACCTTCCAGCACGATGTAATTGATATAGAAAGATGATTTGGCTTCCCGGATCAAACCTTTGCGGGGTTCATACACTGCTTTTATATATAACAGGTCCGGGTTATCGGGGATGGAATAAGTGATCTTAGCTGTACCATGCAGGTTTTCCACCTTCAAATTGGAAACAGGTTTGGGTGGTGCACCCCCACCTTCTATCGGGCCGCGCTTTTCATCTGTACAGCCTAATAACAACAGGAAGGCCAGTAATGGTATGATGAATGTTTTCATTTCAATGCTTTTAAGAAATGTTTTAATAACTATTACCAACCCGGGTTTTGCACCAGGTTACGGTTGTTCAGGATCTCCCTTTCCTGTATAGGCCAGAGGTATTCCCGCATGGTGAATGTTTGCATGAATAATACTTTCAGGCGGTAATAAGCCTCTGGTTGTTCCTGGTCGATATCCCATCCGGTGATGGGTTTATTCATTTCAACATGGGCTATTTTCCACCTGCGCAGGTCCCAGAAGCGATGTCCTTCAAAGGCCAGCTCTATCATTCGTTCCTGCTGGATGATCTTACGCAGGCCTTCTTTGGAAGCATACTTTGGTCCTTTGTTTGAATAAGTATCCCAGGATTCTTTCACCCCTTTCAAACCAGCACGTGCACGCACGGAATCGATGTATTCAAATGCCTGGTTAGTGGGGCCGTTGGCTTCATTTTCTGCTTCTGCATATAACAGGTAAAGGTCGGCCAGGCGCATTTCAGGATAAGGGTATTGCTGCATGGTAAAGTTGCCGCTCTTTTCCACCACACTCAGGTAGTGGATCAGCTTCTTGGGCCAGTAGCCGGTGATGGAATAGTTGGTATGACCAGCCTGTGCAGCCATCTGGCTTTTACGGGCCTGTATATACATGGCGGTACTGATATTGGTATTATTATCGTCGGAACTGCCATTACCAAACCATACGCCCCTGTCAAAACCAAGGTTGGCATAAAAACGCTGTTCTCTGTCGAAATGGAGGTAAGCACTTTCCGTACCCTTTTTAATGAGCGCGGAATCTTCCGGCGCCGCTTTTCTCACACTGTACCTTTCCGCATAATTGAACTGGTTATCTTCGTCGATGGGCACCCCATTTTTTGTATAGAACAGTTCTGCCATCTTCTCTGTAGCCGCGTACATCCCTTTAGGGTTACCGCTAACAGAGGTCCAGTTATATAACTTCGGCATGGCAAAACGCTGGAGCTGGTTCACCCTGCTTTGCGTATTTGCCCAGATGATCTCTGAATTCCATTTATCCGTTACTGCCATCCGAATGTCCATCTGCGTTCTGATCTGGGAGTTCATCACCAGGGTATTGATCACCGGCCTGAAACGATATAAGCGCATGCCTGTTTCATGGCAAACATCAATGGCCTGCTTACAGGCGGCTGCTGCTTTCACCCATTTATCAGGATCATATGTGTTAGGGAAGATCTTCGTTCCTTTACCAAAATCAGCATAGTCCGGGTTACCATTGAACAAAGGGCTGGCAGCCATTACAAGCAATTTGGCTTTAAGTGCCAGCGCAATGGGGCGTGTAACCCTGCCCAGTTCCCCCACTTCGTTCTGTATCCGCATCGGCAGATCAACTGCAGCAGTGTCCAGGAGCCTGGAGATATAATTTACGCAGGTATCAAAATGTTCCCTGGGTGTTTTCATTTCCTCCAGCTCGTTCATGACGTCTATGTTCCTTCTTACCAAAGGAATAGGGCCATACATCCTCAGCAGGAAAAAATGATAATAGGCTTTCAGGAATTTCACCTCTGCTATCCAACGGGCTCTTTCATCATCATCAATATCTTTCACCAGGCTTATTTTCTCCAGGAATACATTACAATCCCGGATACCCTGGTACAAAGGTTTTCCTGTTGCCAGCCCGCTCCAGTAATTACTGATGGGATTCACTTTGTTCTGCCCGCCTCTTGCCATGTTCCAGTTGGTAGCGTCAATATCTTTGGAGGGATACATGAACCATATTTCATCCGCTCCCATAAAAGCTACGTTGGTATTAAAATCTCCTGTTGCCGGCATGTAGTTGTAACAGGTGAAGAGATATCGTTCTGCAGTAGAGCGCATAGCAAAAGCATAATCGATGGTAGCAATGTTATCCGGCACTATGTCCAGGTACTTATTACAACCAGCCACCATACCCAGCAATGCGGCGAGTGCTAATATTTTGATCCGTTTCACGGTGATTAGTTTTAAATGTTTAGAAAGACACCATTAAACCAAGGTTGAACACTTTCTGGATAGGATAATCCAATCCTTCTCCTGCCATTTCCACATCCCAGAGTTTGAACTTGCTCCATGTGAGCAGGTTAGTGCCGTTCATATAGATCCTGAAATTGGTCATGCTGTAACGGCGTTGTAATGGTTTAGGCAGTGTGTAACCGATCTCTATGGATTTCAGGCGAAGGAAAGAACCGTCACGCATCCACCAGGTACTGGTCTGTGCATTGTTCGCACTCATCTGTTCACTTAAACGAGGCCATAATGCGTATATGTTCCGGTTGTCCTCAGACCAGTGATCATCTGCGATAGCTTTCATCAGCTGGTTTACAGGCCTTCCGGGAAGTGCTGCTTCCCCGCTATAGTTATATGCTCCAAAAGGACTTACTGCGCCGGGGTTTATCCAGAAAGATTCCTGCGCCATTCCCTGGAAGAACATAGAGAAGTCGAATCCTTTGTAACCGGCCGTTACACCAAATCCGTAAACGATCTCCGGTTTTTCAGGATTACCGATCGGCACTTTGTCCAGATCAGTGATCTCTCCATCTCCGTTCACATCCCGGTATTTAATATCCCCGGCCATATAATCTGTGCTGAAGGTTTGCCTGGGAGAGTTGGCCACATCATGTTCATCCACAAATAATCTTTCTGCAATGAATCCCCATACCTGGTTAGTGCTATAGCCAATTTTGGAGAGATATTTTTCATTGTATTCAGGCTCTTCAAACTTCCTGTATTTGTTGGCACTGAGGGTGAAGTTTCCGCGCAGCCCTACCCAGAAGTTCTGGGAAAAGTGTTTATTTCCATCTATGGAGAAATCCAGCCCCTGGGAAGAAGCTCTTCCCATATTAGCATATGTAGTGGCTTGTAAGCCCATGGAAGCCGGTATGGTTGTACGGGCCATTAAGATGTTATGCCGGTAGTCGTGCCAGAAGTCCGCCTGGATATTAATAGCTTCGAATAAGCCTAATTCAATACCCAGGTTTGTTTTATCCGATGTTTCCCAGGTGATGAAACGGTTATCGTAACGGGAGATAGAAACGCCCTGTTGGGTTAAGGCGTTCTCAAATCCGAACGATGCTCCCTTAGCGCTGTTCTTCATGTTGATGTTAGACAGATAGAAGAAGCGGTCCTGTTTTCTGCCAATGGCATCATTTCCTACCAATCCGTAGGTACCGCGTAGTTTCAGGTTGTTCACCACCCGTTTGAATGGTTTCCAGAAGGGTTCGTTTGAAACCGTCCAGCCCATACCGGCAGAAGGGAAGAAACCAAAACGTTCTGTTTTATAGAAACGCTCAGATCCATTGTAACCAAAATTGAACTCCACAAAATACCTGTCGTCATAACCATATGTTAAACGACCAGATAACCCGGAATTACGGAAAGGCAGGGAGGATTGAATATCTCCGTCAGTTGCTTCCAGTTTGTTACGCATCATGTATACCAGCATACCGCTTA includes the following:
- a CDS encoding RagB/SusD family nutrient uptake outer membrane protein, with translation MKRIKILALAALLGMVAGCNKYLDIVPDNIATIDYAFAMRSTAERYLFTCYNYMPATGDFNTNVAFMGADEIWFMYPSKDIDATNWNMARGGQNKVNPISNYWSGLATGKPLYQGIRDCNVFLEKISLVKDIDDDERARWIAEVKFLKAYYHFFLLRMYGPIPLVRRNIDVMNELEEMKTPREHFDTCVNYISRLLDTAAVDLPMRIQNEVGELGRVTRPIALALKAKLLVMAASPLFNGNPDYADFGKGTKIFPNTYDPDKWVKAAAACKQAIDVCHETGMRLYRFRPVINTLVMNSQIRTQMDIRMAVTDKWNSEIIWANTQSRVNQLQRFAMPKLYNWTSVSGNPKGMYAATEKMAELFYTKNGVPIDEDNQFNYAERYSVRKAAPEDSALIKKGTESAYLHFDREQRFYANLGFDRGVWFGNGSSDDNNTNISTAMYIQARKSQMAAQAGHTNYSITGYWPKKLIHYLSVVEKSGNFTMQQYPYPEMRLADLYLLYAEAENEANGPTNQAFEYIDSVRARAGLKGVKESWDTYSNKGPKYASKEGLRKIIQQERMIELAFEGHRFWDLRRWKIAHVEMNKPITGWDIDQEQPEAYYRLKVLFMQTFTMREYLWPIQEREILNNRNLVQNPGW